A window of the Brassica oleracea var. oleracea cultivar TO1000 chromosome C1, BOL, whole genome shotgun sequence genome harbors these coding sequences:
- the LOC106300424 gene encoding uncharacterized protein LOC106300424 translates to MGKTSKWIRNFLTGKKERSKEKIIQSECGGFTSPVPGIPKEKRRWIFRRSSSTRPPVCASTLKVSSPPVQPSLPPPPQPFEVANVDTEHDENKGAEIAMAVEEFAAVKIQAYYRSHLARKALRALKGLVKLQALVRGHLVRKRATATLRCMQALITLQAKAREQRIRTIGDSTPKSTNPRTPIHKTRISDIYHENDENIENVEMEIQSKFYSPAPSITDMSPSHFEDCNSFSRAQRSPQCFGFKEYYNGDTLSSYGYPLFPNYMANTQSSKAKARSQSAPKQRPYEMYEKHTSARRRSNVEAPRNGVLKAVRMHRASSQLGKESQHEYYPWMATKFHRSNISLMASECGSTSTFMTNTNYGRDVDVQGNVQQA, encoded by the exons ATGGGGAAAACAAGCAAGTGGATTCGAAATTTCTTAACGGGAAAGAAGGAGAGATCAAAGGAAAAGATTATCCAGAGTGAGTGTGGTGGATTCACTTCACCGGTTCCAGGTATTCCTAAAGAGAAACGTCGATGGATTTTTAGACGTTCTTCTTCCACTAGACCACCAGTTTGTGCTTCTACCCTCAAAGTTTCATCTCCACCGGTTCAACCGTCACTGCCTCCACCGCCACAACCATTTGAGGTCGCAAACGTGGACACTGAACATGATGAGAACAAGGGCGCGGAGATTGCAATGGCTGTTGAAGAATTTGCAGCAGTGAAGATTCAGGCCTACTATCGTTCCCATTTG GCGAGGAAAGCATTAAGAGCCTTAAAAGGGTTAGTGAAATTGCAAGCACTTGTGAGAGGTCATTTAGTGAGGAAACGAGCAACAGCTACACTTCGATGCATGCAAGCGTTGATTACACTTCAGGCTAAAGCTCGAGAACAGAGGATTCGTACGATAGGAGATTCAACACCAAAATCCACAAATCCAAGAACACCGATTCATAAAACCCGGATCAGTGACATTTACCAC GAGAATGACGAGAACATCGAGAATGTGGAAATGGAGATTCAGTCCAAATTTTACTCTCCGGCTCCTTCTATAACCGATATGAGTCCTAGCCATTTCGAGGATTGTAACTCGTTCAGCAGAGCTCAACGCAGTCCTCAGTGTTTCGGATTCAAAGAGTATTACAATGGAGATACTTTGTCTTCTTACGGCTATCCTCTCTTCCCAAATTACATGGCTAATACTCAGTCTTCTAAAGCCAAGGCTCGGTCTCAGAGTGCGCCGAAGCAGAGACCTTACGAGATGTACGAGAAGCATACGAGCGCGAGGAGAAGATCTAACGTGGAAGCACCGAGGAACGGTGTACTTAAGGCCGTACGGATGCATAGAGCTTCATCTCAATTAGGAAAGGAAAGTCAACATGAGTATTATCCGTGGATGGCGACTAAGTTCCATAGATCAAACATTTCGCTTATGGCGAGTGAGTGCGGATCTACCAGTACATTTATGACCAATACCAACTACGGTAGAGATGTTGAT GTTCAGGGGAACGTGCAACAAGCGTGA